One genomic window of Luteitalea pratensis includes the following:
- a CDS encoding protein kinase domain-containing protein — protein sequence MTDTSPEHGRSPAPFQRARAIFEAALAQPPAERASLVERACGGDVALAADVEGMLRASAVPHRWLDGQVLLAADRLESGDVIAGHLQIIGFIGSGGMGEVYRAHDTRLGRDVAVKVLPPTVGTEEHADRLARFRREAQVLASLNHPNIGAIHGLENSDGVHALVLELVDGPTLADRIEAGPIPLDQVVAIARQIAEALEAAHERGIVHRDLKPSNIKLRPDGAVKLLDFGLAKVLATDTANRGDGLASPTLTSPSLVARGVIFGTPAYLSPEQARGEEADRRSDIWAFGAVLYEMLSRRRTFQGENAADTIAAVLREEIEWSALGPSTPDRIRRLIGRCLDRDIRRRLRDIGEARIVLEHPDEATLTGAGPDRATHAIPRPFWRRFIVPAVVVALTGAATGAAVWVAMRPKAPRVLRFSVAATGANALFVDPQSRDIAVTADGARIIYKGGSSGESTQLFVRSLDQLEPSPLTRGGLPKGPFSSPDGQWVGFFERGIDLSLRKVAISGGPPRQIAIFDGPSRGATWGDDDSILVATGALETGLLRVPASGGAPQLVTRPDRERGEADHFWPHYLPGSRAALFTVTSLTGGMEAAQVAVLDVKAGTWKSLIPNASQAQYVSSGHLVYVAGEALWAVAFDLSRLEPTGVAHVVVPQVLMLPTGAAEFDVARDGTLAYVTGGGAASRRRLVWVDRSGRQEEIHAMPIRPYAAARLSPDGTRVAVQIDDGDHDIWVWDLVRETLTRVTTDPGLDQSPLWTADGQRLIFTRGSSIGALFWQAADGSGAAERLTESVGIRRATSVLNDGSAVLYTENANVMTLTLDKSRRVQPVVRTQQPQQQGVISPNGQWLAHAGFDGGSQIFVRPFPNVNDAMAQVSTTGGVQPLWARDGRELFYQSLDGSLMSVPVVPGRTWKPQAPVRVMDPDVLREVSISLRTYDVSPDGRRFLVIKSAPGENTAASPPQVIVVQNWVEAWKGLGRR from the coding sequence ATGACCGACACGAGCCCCGAGCACGGTCGTAGTCCGGCGCCGTTCCAGCGTGCGCGCGCGATCTTCGAGGCGGCGCTTGCCCAGCCGCCTGCCGAACGTGCTTCGCTGGTGGAGCGTGCCTGCGGCGGCGATGTGGCCCTCGCTGCCGACGTAGAGGGGATGCTGCGAGCGAGCGCCGTGCCGCACCGATGGCTCGACGGTCAGGTCCTCCTCGCTGCGGACCGGCTCGAGTCCGGGGACGTGATCGCCGGGCACTTGCAGATCATCGGGTTCATCGGAAGCGGCGGCATGGGTGAGGTGTATCGAGCGCACGACACGCGGCTCGGCCGTGACGTTGCGGTCAAGGTGTTGCCACCGACCGTGGGTACTGAGGAGCACGCTGATCGGCTCGCCCGCTTCAGGCGGGAAGCACAGGTCCTCGCATCGCTGAATCATCCGAATATCGGGGCGATCCACGGTCTCGAGAACTCCGATGGTGTGCACGCGCTCGTCCTGGAGCTGGTTGACGGTCCGACGCTGGCCGATCGCATCGAGGCCGGGCCGATTCCACTGGACCAGGTTGTCGCGATCGCGCGCCAGATCGCCGAAGCCCTGGAAGCGGCGCACGAGCGGGGCATCGTGCATCGTGACCTGAAGCCGTCGAACATCAAACTGCGACCGGACGGCGCGGTGAAGCTGCTCGACTTCGGGTTGGCCAAGGTGCTGGCGACCGACACCGCCAACCGTGGGGACGGCTTGGCGTCACCGACGCTCACCAGTCCTTCCCTGGTTGCGCGCGGTGTCATATTCGGCACGCCGGCCTACCTCAGTCCGGAACAGGCGCGTGGCGAGGAAGCGGACCGGCGGAGCGACATTTGGGCCTTCGGCGCCGTGCTCTACGAGATGCTGTCGCGGCGGCGCACGTTCCAGGGCGAGAACGCCGCCGACACGATTGCGGCGGTTCTGCGAGAGGAGATTGAGTGGTCAGCTCTGGGCCCATCGACTCCGGATCGCATTCGCCGGTTGATAGGTCGCTGCCTCGACCGAGACATCCGACGGCGGTTGCGTGATATCGGCGAAGCACGAATCGTGCTGGAGCATCCCGATGAAGCGACGCTGACCGGCGCCGGGCCCGATCGCGCAACACACGCGATTCCGCGGCCGTTCTGGCGGCGGTTCATCGTTCCAGCCGTTGTCGTGGCCTTGACTGGAGCTGCCACTGGCGCAGCCGTCTGGGTCGCCATGCGTCCCAAGGCCCCACGGGTGCTCCGGTTCTCGGTCGCGGCGACCGGAGCGAACGCGCTGTTTGTCGATCCACAGTCGCGCGATATCGCCGTGACGGCCGACGGCGCCCGCATCATCTACAAGGGCGGGAGCAGTGGCGAGAGTACGCAGTTATTCGTCCGTAGCCTCGATCAGCTCGAACCCTCGCCATTGACGAGAGGAGGGTTGCCGAAGGGACCGTTTTCCTCGCCCGATGGGCAATGGGTCGGTTTCTTCGAGCGTGGCATTGATCTGTCGCTCCGAAAGGTAGCGATCTCGGGCGGGCCGCCGCGGCAGATCGCGATCTTTGACGGTCCGAGCCGCGGTGCCACGTGGGGCGACGACGACAGCATTCTGGTCGCAACAGGTGCGCTCGAGACCGGCCTGCTGCGTGTGCCGGCCTCTGGTGGTGCGCCGCAGCTGGTGACGCGGCCCGATCGCGAGCGTGGCGAAGCCGATCACTTCTGGCCGCACTACCTGCCGGGCAGCCGTGCGGCGCTGTTTACCGTCACGTCGCTGACGGGTGGCATGGAGGCGGCGCAGGTCGCGGTGCTCGACGTCAAGGCGGGGACCTGGAAAAGCCTGATTCCGAACGCGAGCCAGGCGCAATACGTGTCGAGCGGCCACCTGGTGTATGTCGCCGGCGAAGCGCTGTGGGCCGTGGCGTTCGACCTCTCGCGCCTCGAGCCGACGGGCGTCGCACATGTGGTCGTCCCGCAGGTCTTGATGCTGCCGACCGGTGCGGCCGAATTCGATGTCGCTCGCGACGGCACATTGGCGTACGTGACCGGAGGTGGCGCGGCGTCCAGGCGCAGGCTGGTGTGGGTCGATCGCAGCGGGAGGCAAGAGGAGATTCACGCAATGCCGATCCGACCGTACGCCGCTGCGCGGCTGTCGCCGGATGGCACCCGGGTGGCGGTGCAGATCGACGATGGCGACCACGACATCTGGGTGTGGGATCTGGTCCGCGAGACCTTGACGCGCGTGACCACCGATCCGGGTCTGGACCAGTCTCCCCTCTGGACAGCAGATGGCCAACGCCTGATCTTCACGCGAGGCAGCAGCATTGGGGCACTGTTCTGGCAGGCGGCGGACGGAAGCGGAGCCGCGGAACGCCTGACTGAGAGTGTGGGGATCAGGCGTGCAACATCGGTGCTCAACGACGGCAGTGCCGTTCTGTACACGGAGAATGCCAACGTGATGACGCTGACGTTGGACAAGAGTCGTCGTGTCCAGCCCGTCGTCCGCACCCAACAACCCCAACAGCAAGGTGTGATCTCGCCGAACGGCCAGTGGCTGGCGCATGCCGGCTTCGATGGTGGTTCCCAGATCTTCGTGCGCCCGTTCCCCAACGTGAACGACGCCATGGCGCAGGTATCGACCACCGGCGGCGTCCAGCCACTGTGGGCCAGGGACGGCCGGGAACTGTTCTATCAATCACTCGATGGCAGCCTGATGAGCGTGCCGGTCGTGCCGGGCCGAACGTGGAAGCCACAGGCTCCGGTGAGGGTGATGGACCCGGACGTTCTTCGCGAGGTCAGCATCAGCCTTCGCACTTACGATGTCTCGCCGGACGGCCGGCGTTTTCTCGTGATCAAGAGCGCACCCGGTGAAAACACGGCGGCCAGTCCGCCACAGGTCATCGTCGTGCAGAACTGGGTTGAGGCGTGGAAAGGTCTCGGACGGCGCTGA
- a CDS encoding creatininase family protein: MRRLLPASSLYVAHTCVCLAFGVSAVSVAAQPTSRPIRQSTTAITRGHSIGQPSTGVSVRYPTMLDMTFPEFEAAVKRTDIVLLPVGSIEEHSAHLPLSTDAINSTALLFHVQQYLRNASVETILGPPLNIGITYDAGDGTSTADPKYPGNLTVRESTFASLYLDVLRSLRANGLRRAFLWPGHGAGGHNEALIQAVEEANRTIDGMHAYVMIDSERLQAMKLTPSAHVLSVEKGRNFELLAQLLGRGAEMPRTTHADGVETSWTLYFHPEVVRPGYQQLPAPPLSILDNGGVETGRSTNPSGSGGFPFDKASAAVGKQIVDYKTARIGDTILRVVRAK, from the coding sequence ATGAGACGACTTCTACCCGCGTCGAGCTTGTACGTGGCCCACACATGCGTCTGCCTGGCCTTTGGTGTGTCCGCCGTGTCGGTCGCGGCCCAGCCCACGTCCAGGCCCATCCGGCAGTCAACGACCGCCATCACTCGTGGCCACTCGATCGGCCAGCCTTCGACGGGCGTCAGCGTCAGGTATCCGACGATGCTGGACATGACGTTCCCGGAGTTCGAGGCGGCGGTGAAACGGACCGACATCGTGCTGTTGCCCGTCGGCTCCATCGAGGAGCACAGTGCCCATCTGCCGCTCAGCACCGACGCGATCAATTCCACGGCCCTGCTGTTCCACGTGCAGCAGTACCTGCGCAACGCCAGCGTCGAGACGATTCTCGGCCCGCCGCTGAACATCGGCATCACATACGACGCCGGCGACGGGACGAGTACCGCCGACCCGAAGTACCCAGGGAACCTGACCGTCAGGGAGTCGACGTTCGCCTCGCTGTATCTCGACGTGCTGCGGTCGCTGCGCGCGAACGGCTTGCGACGGGCCTTCCTGTGGCCCGGGCACGGCGCGGGCGGACACAACGAGGCCCTGATTCAGGCCGTCGAGGAGGCCAACCGGACGATCGACGGCATGCACGCGTACGTGATGATCGATAGCGAGCGCCTGCAAGCGATGAAGCTGACGCCGAGCGCGCACGTCCTGTCCGTCGAGAAGGGACGCAACTTCGAGTTGCTGGCGCAGCTCCTCGGCCGCGGCGCGGAGATGCCCCGTACCACGCACGCCGACGGAGTCGAAACGAGCTGGACCCTCTACTTCCATCCAGAGGTGGTGCGCCCGGGCTACCAGCAGTTGCCAGCGCCACCGCTGTCCATCCTCGACAATGGCGGCGTCGAAACGGGGCGGTCGACGAACCCGAGTGGCAGTGGCGGGTTCCCCTTCGACAAGGCTTCGGCGGCGGTCGGCAAGCAGATCGTCGACTACAAGACTGCCCGCATCGGCGACACCATACTGCGCGTGGTGAGGGCGAAGTGA
- a CDS encoding winged helix-turn-helix domain-containing protein, which translates to MYEFGEFRLDEAERLLSRRGVTVPLTPKAFDLLLALVDQPGRLLDKETLLSTLWPDSFVEENNLADNIFKLRRVLGDGENGRRFIETVPKRGYRFVADVRAVAPLTAQGPELAPQVVAEPPRQAEAREGQVPLPATNTRRLVTVPWLVAAAMTLLVVALWIGQIRRGTPDPPRLLKASLLPPEDASFGDIALSPDGKWLAFTAATGSRVQLWLRSLAHDKAIPVESTDGASHPFWSPDSRVVGFFASGKLKKVELGGGLPVPLCRASAGTGGTWNREGVILFTVLGVPQILRVSASGGTPEVVLHADPGQTDLHEPFFLPDGRRFLYLAISGGKKNAGGIHVGSLDGKLRQRVLDHDSNAIFVAGDPNDRHRGYLLFGREGGLMALAFDSDGLHTSGEAEPIAARLGTVQGANLSYRRRNFTAADNGLLIYDPHIDRQRSQLLWVDRHGTPLHVLAQLDNVGVPVLSPDESRIVVARKDLATNNNDLWLTDPLGDNPAKFTFDPGSDLLGIWSPDGQRIVWTSTRNGSFDLYEKEVSSQGTDTPLLRSEQPKFPLDWSRDGRFLLYRQIGPQTNHDIFVLPTSGQRKPSPYLQTAAMENGGAFSPNANWIAYSSDESGLVEVYVESFPTHGGKRQISLAGGSGPRWRADGKELYYYSFDGTLMAVSVAGGGASLTTGTPTVLFPFRPASATSGPTYAVTRNGERFLLSAIVETDPKAPLSIVQNWTAGLSTTARYR; encoded by the coding sequence TTGTACGAGTTCGGCGAGTTCCGCCTGGACGAGGCCGAGCGCCTGTTGTCGCGTCGCGGCGTGACCGTCCCGCTGACCCCCAAGGCCTTTGATTTGTTGTTGGCGCTCGTGGATCAGCCGGGTCGGCTGCTGGACAAGGAAACCTTGCTCAGCACGCTGTGGCCGGACAGCTTCGTCGAGGAAAACAATCTCGCCGACAACATCTTCAAGTTGCGCCGGGTACTCGGCGATGGCGAGAACGGGCGGAGGTTCATCGAAACCGTCCCGAAGCGTGGCTACCGTTTCGTCGCCGACGTGCGCGCCGTCGCGCCTTTGACGGCGCAGGGGCCCGAGTTGGCACCACAGGTCGTGGCGGAGCCGCCACGCCAGGCGGAGGCAAGAGAGGGGCAGGTCCCCCTGCCCGCCACCAACACACGAAGGCTCGTGACCGTGCCCTGGTTGGTGGCCGCCGCGATGACTCTACTCGTCGTCGCGCTGTGGATCGGCCAAATCCGTCGCGGGACGCCCGACCCCCCGCGGCTTCTGAAGGCGTCCCTGCTGCCGCCGGAAGACGCCAGCTTCGGAGACATCGCCCTGTCGCCCGACGGAAAGTGGCTGGCTTTCACGGCTGCGACCGGCAGTCGGGTCCAACTCTGGCTGCGTTCCCTGGCACATGACAAAGCCATTCCCGTGGAAAGCACAGACGGCGCGTCGCACCCGTTCTGGTCACCGGACAGCCGTGTTGTCGGGTTCTTTGCCAGCGGAAAACTGAAGAAGGTAGAACTGGGCGGCGGCCTGCCCGTGCCGCTGTGCCGGGCATCGGCCGGGACAGGTGGCACGTGGAACCGGGAGGGCGTCATTCTGTTTACCGTGCTGGGAGTTCCCCAGATCCTCCGGGTCTCGGCCTCGGGTGGTACTCCTGAAGTAGTGCTGCACGCCGATCCCGGACAGACCGATTTACACGAGCCATTTTTCCTGCCCGATGGACGCCGTTTTCTCTACCTGGCCATCAGCGGCGGCAAGAAGAATGCGGGTGGCATTCATGTGGGCTCTCTCGATGGCAAACTTCGACAACGTGTCCTCGACCACGATTCCAATGCCATATTTGTCGCTGGCGATCCGAACGATCGCCACCGCGGCTACCTGCTCTTTGGTCGTGAAGGCGGGCTGATGGCGCTGGCCTTCGACTCCGACGGGTTGCACACCAGCGGCGAAGCGGAGCCCATCGCTGCTCGGCTCGGCACGGTGCAAGGCGCCAATCTCAGCTATCGCCGCCGGAACTTTACGGCGGCGGACAACGGGCTATTGATTTATGACCCGCATATCGACCGGCAACGCAGTCAGTTGCTGTGGGTCGATCGCCATGGCACGCCTCTACATGTGCTGGCGCAACTGGACAACGTCGGTGTCCCTGTCCTGTCCCCAGATGAATCGCGCATCGTGGTGGCGCGCAAAGATTTGGCCACCAACAACAACGATCTGTGGTTGACAGATCCGCTTGGCGACAACCCGGCTAAATTCACCTTCGATCCCGGGAGCGACCTGCTGGGCATCTGGTCCCCAGATGGCCAGCGCATCGTCTGGACTTCGACACGCAATGGAAGCTTTGACCTATACGAGAAGGAGGTGAGCAGCCAGGGGACAGATACACCGTTGCTCCGCTCGGAACAGCCGAAGTTCCCCCTGGACTGGTCGCGAGACGGGCGCTTCCTCCTCTACCGACAGATTGGTCCACAAACCAACCACGACATTTTCGTGTTGCCGACCAGCGGCCAACGCAAGCCGTCTCCTTATCTCCAGACAGCAGCGATGGAAAACGGCGGGGCATTCTCTCCGAACGCGAACTGGATCGCCTACAGTTCGGATGAGTCAGGGCTGGTTGAAGTGTACGTAGAGAGTTTCCCGACGCACGGCGGGAAACGGCAGATTTCGCTGGCCGGCGGCAGTGGACCGCGTTGGCGCGCCGACGGCAAGGAGCTCTATTACTATTCGTTCGACGGCACGTTGATGGCCGTGTCCGTCGCAGGCGGTGGCGCAAGCCTGACAACCGGCACGCCAACAGTGCTGTTTCCATTTCGCCCGGCCTCCGCCACATCCGGTCCAACCTACGCCGTCACGCGCAACGGCGAGCGCTTTCTGCTGAGCGCGATTGTCGAGACCGACCCCAAGGCGCCGTTGTCAATCGTGCAGAACTGGACAGCCGGACTGTCAACAACAGCGCGATACCGCTGA
- the bla gene encoding metallo-beta-lactamase, with amino-acid sequence MLVGLGLMIILTLVFVARQGNANKIGGQQPAEPFRIAGNFYYVGASDVSAFLMTGPEGHVVLDAGYPTTARMIMASIAKLGFDIRDVKVLLNSEPHPDHGGGLAVLQQASGAQVWASDASGDALAAGGDDPDVVLPLRALIWIGVLGYPPPRVDHRFKDGDTIRVGPIALTAHITAGHSRGCTSWSFPVQDGDRVLNVVSACDLGVLATSTYPEQAADRERSVRLLRSLPADIWVTAHARWWGRYRKFVASQTAKNPADSFVDPQGYRAYIDTAEAELRNGRTH; translated from the coding sequence GTGCTGGTTGGGCTGGGACTGATGATCATTCTCACCCTGGTGTTCGTCGCCAGGCAGGGGAACGCGAACAAGATCGGCGGGCAGCAGCCCGCAGAACCGTTCCGCATCGCCGGCAACTTCTACTACGTCGGCGCGAGCGATGTCTCCGCCTTCCTCATGACCGGGCCTGAGGGGCACGTCGTGCTCGATGCCGGCTATCCCACCACCGCGCGGATGATCATGGCGAGCATCGCGAAGCTTGGCTTCGACATCAGGGACGTCAAGGTGCTCCTGAACTCGGAGCCGCACCCGGACCACGGGGGCGGGCTGGCGGTGCTCCAGCAGGCGTCGGGTGCGCAGGTGTGGGCCAGCGACGCCAGCGGCGACGCCCTCGCGGCCGGCGGTGACGATCCCGACGTCGTCCTGCCGTTGAGGGCCCTCATCTGGATCGGGGTCCTCGGCTATCCGCCCCCGCGCGTCGACCATCGCTTCAAGGACGGCGACACGATCCGTGTCGGGCCGATCGCGCTCACCGCGCATATCACCGCCGGGCATTCGCGTGGCTGCACCTCCTGGTCGTTCCCCGTCCAGGATGGCGACCGCGTATTGAACGTCGTGAGCGCGTGCGACCTGGGGGTGCTCGCAACGTCGACGTATCCGGAACAAGCGGCCGACCGCGAGCGCAGTGTCCGCCTGCTGCGGAGCCTTCCCGCCGACATCTGGGTGACCGCCCATGCACGATGGTGGGGCCGGTACCGCAAGTTCGTCGCGAGCCAGACCGCGAAGAACCCGGCTGATTCGTTCGTCGACCCGCAGGGCTACCGGGCGTACATCGACACCGCCGAGGCGGAACTGCGCAACGGTCGTACGCACTAG
- a CDS encoding DUF5989 family protein, with translation MADRQEESSQFAREAQARQQGFLGELWQFITQNKKWWLTPIVIILVVFGLLIALGGTAAAPFIYTLF, from the coding sequence ATGGCTGATCGACAGGAAGAGTCGTCGCAGTTCGCGCGAGAAGCGCAGGCGCGTCAACAGGGGTTCCTTGGTGAACTGTGGCAGTTCATCACGCAGAACAAGAAGTGGTGGCTGACGCCGATCGTCATCATCCTGGTCGTGTTCGGCTTGCTGATTGCCCTGGGCGGCACGGCTGCCGCGCCGTTCATCTACACGTTGTTCTAG
- a CDS encoding SxtJ family membrane protein, with protein MALLEINRNPSRRDLAWFGAVLLLFFAVIGAIVGRTLSSDVAKNVLWGAGAVVALVYYAVPALRRPMFVGWMYAAYPMGFIVSHLLLGLVYFGVLTPIGLLMRAAGHDPMTRRFDRSAPTYWIAREQAPDVKRYFRQF; from the coding sequence ATGGCACTGCTCGAGATCAATCGGAATCCGTCGCGCCGCGACCTCGCATGGTTCGGCGCAGTCCTGTTGCTGTTCTTCGCCGTGATTGGCGCAATCGTCGGCCGCACGCTGAGCAGCGACGTCGCGAAGAATGTCCTGTGGGGTGCCGGGGCCGTCGTCGCGCTCGTGTACTACGCGGTGCCCGCGCTGCGGCGGCCGATGTTCGTCGGGTGGATGTACGCGGCGTACCCCATGGGCTTCATCGTCTCCCACCTGCTGCTCGGCCTCGTGTACTTTGGCGTGCTCACGCCCATCGGGCTGCTGATGCGGGCGGCCGGGCACGACCCGATGACGCGACGCTTCGACCGGTCGGCGCCGACGTACTGGATCGCACGCGAGCAGGCTCCAGATGTGAAGAGATACTTCCGGCAGTTCTAG
- a CDS encoding carbamoyltransferase, whose amino-acid sequence MTAILGVSAFYHDSAAALLVDGRIVAAAQEERFTRKKHDHGFPANAIDFCLAEAGLTPADLDYVGFYDKPLLKFERLLETYLAFAPRGFASFLNALPLWFRQKLHLPRELSAGLHGAYRKKFVFTEHHEAHAASAFFPSPFDEAAILTLDGVGEWATASFGVGRGNRIELTHELHFPHSIGLLYSAFTFFTGFRVNSGEYKLMGLAPYGTPRFAKVIRETLLDLKDDGSFRMDMSYFNYCQGMTMTSPKFDTLFEGPPRRAESPVTQREMDIAASIQEVTEDIMLRCARHVHATTGMKRLCLAGGVALNCVGNGKILRNGPFEDIWIQPAAGDAGGALGVALFISHQLLDTPRRPNGQDTQSGSLLGPRHTTDDIRAFLDSVGATARAFTDDADLCEFVASLIAQEKVVGWFQGRMEFGPRALGCRSIIGDPRSPSMQSTMNLKVKFRESFRPFAPSVLQEHVHEYFQMRQGQDSPYMLLVAPLHEVQRLGDADAGAHLVGIEKLQVPRSTIPAVTHVDYSVRVQTVDAERHGRYFRLLQAFERQTGCPVLINTSFNVRGEPIVCRPSEAHRCFLATNMDVLVLENFVLLREEQAQARPVDASAHLAQFELD is encoded by the coding sequence ATGACGGCCATCCTCGGTGTCTCGGCCTTCTATCATGATTCCGCAGCAGCCCTGCTGGTGGATGGTCGGATCGTCGCCGCCGCCCAGGAGGAGCGCTTCACGCGGAAGAAGCACGACCACGGCTTCCCGGCCAATGCGATCGACTTCTGCCTGGCCGAAGCGGGGCTGACGCCGGCGGACCTGGATTACGTGGGGTTCTACGACAAGCCACTCCTGAAGTTCGAGCGCCTGCTCGAGACGTATCTCGCGTTCGCGCCGCGCGGGTTCGCGTCGTTCCTGAATGCCCTGCCGCTGTGGTTCAGGCAGAAGCTGCACCTGCCCCGTGAGTTGAGCGCGGGCCTGCACGGGGCCTACCGCAAGAAGTTCGTGTTCACCGAGCACCACGAGGCGCATGCGGCGAGCGCGTTCTTCCCCTCGCCCTTCGACGAGGCCGCGATCCTTACACTCGACGGGGTCGGTGAGTGGGCCACGGCCAGCTTCGGCGTCGGACGCGGCAACCGCATCGAGCTCACGCACGAACTCCACTTTCCCCATTCGATCGGGTTGCTCTACTCGGCATTCACGTTCTTCACCGGCTTCCGGGTGAACTCCGGAGAATACAAGCTGATGGGGCTCGCGCCGTACGGTACGCCCCGGTTCGCCAAGGTGATCCGCGAGACGCTCCTCGACCTGAAGGACGACGGCTCGTTCCGGATGGACATGTCCTACTTCAACTACTGCCAGGGCATGACCATGACGTCGCCGAAGTTCGACACGCTGTTCGAGGGGCCGCCGCGCCGCGCCGAGTCGCCGGTCACCCAGAGGGAGATGGACATCGCGGCGTCGATCCAGGAAGTGACCGAGGACATCATGCTCCGCTGTGCGCGACACGTGCACGCCACGACAGGCATGAAGCGCCTGTGCCTCGCCGGCGGCGTGGCCCTCAACTGCGTCGGCAACGGAAAGATCCTGCGCAACGGCCCGTTCGAGGACATCTGGATTCAGCCGGCCGCCGGGGATGCGGGCGGCGCGCTTGGCGTGGCCCTCTTCATCTCCCACCAGTTGCTCGACACACCGCGCCGGCCCAACGGTCAGGACACGCAGTCAGGCTCCCTCCTCGGACCGCGGCACACGACGGACGACATCCGGGCGTTCCTCGATTCGGTCGGGGCCACAGCCCGAGCGTTCACCGACGACGCCGACCTGTGCGAGTTCGTCGCCTCGCTGATCGCGCAGGAGAAGGTCGTCGGGTGGTTCCAGGGACGCATGGAGTTCGGGCCTCGGGCGCTCGGGTGCCGGAGCATCATCGGCGATCCGCGTAGCCCGTCGATGCAGTCGACAATGAACCTGAAGGTCAAGTTCCGCGAGTCCTTCAGGCCCTTCGCCCCCTCGGTGCTGCAGGAACACGTGCACGAGTACTTCCAGATGCGCCAGGGGCAGGACAGCCCGTACATGCTGCTCGTCGCGCCATTGCATGAGGTACAGCGACTCGGCGACGCTGATGCAGGCGCCCATCTGGTCGGCATCGAGAAGCTGCAGGTGCCGCGCTCGACGATCCCGGCCGTGACGCACGTCGACTACTCGGTGCGCGTCCAGACGGTTGACGCGGAGCGTCACGGGCGCTACTTCCGGTTGTTACAGGCGTTCGAGCGGCAGACAGGATGTCCCGTGCTGATCAACACCAGCTTCAACGTGCGAGGCGAGCCGATCGTGTGCCGCCCGTCCGAGGCCCATCGCTGCTTCCTGGCGACCAACATGGACGTGCTGGTCCTCGAGAACTTCGTGCTGCTGCGTGAGGAGCAGGCGCAGGCACGGCCGGTCGACGCGAGCGCACACCTGGCGCAATTCGAGCTGGACTAG
- a CDS encoding SGNH/GDSL hydrolase family protein codes for MTRFLRRAVMLRLLVLVLTTIVASACAEVAFRWHVWRRFELKFPPWTDNLVRLPAPQVFELKPNATGVFPGGVDPTRTFPYRTNAHGLRDRDRSGKKLGTKRVLVIGDSYTWGYAVAEEEAYPQVAERLLKERGHPDIEVINGGVPDYNSRQERQLLERLLPVYEPDAVVLSYVMNDAEPSTALPTPPDETYRHANSWFLAELAEVANRHLFKRRVFETNKDTVSGAYLEGFASSSSKWKDSKQAMREMRDLCAAARIPFVVVILPDFTQDFGDRYGFQPIHDAVASWGRELNVPVHDLLIPLRGEDHQSLSVPWDGHPNAEAHRRLAEFLVGRILEAPGLSTDRHR; via the coding sequence TTGACCCGTTTCCTTCGCCGGGCGGTGATGCTCCGCCTGCTGGTCCTTGTCTTGACGACGATCGTGGCTTCGGCGTGTGCCGAAGTGGCGTTCCGCTGGCATGTGTGGCGGAGGTTCGAGCTGAAATTCCCGCCCTGGACCGACAACCTGGTCCGTCTGCCCGCACCGCAGGTGTTCGAACTCAAGCCGAATGCGACGGGAGTCTTTCCTGGCGGTGTCGATCCGACGCGAACATTTCCCTATCGCACCAATGCGCATGGCTTGCGCGACCGCGATCGGTCCGGGAAGAAGCTCGGCACGAAGCGGGTCCTGGTGATCGGCGACTCCTACACGTGGGGCTATGCCGTCGCGGAGGAGGAAGCGTATCCGCAGGTGGCCGAGCGTCTCTTGAAGGAACGCGGCCATCCCGATATCGAGGTCATCAACGGTGGGGTTCCGGACTACAACAGTCGGCAGGAGCGGCAGCTTCTCGAGCGGCTCTTGCCGGTTTACGAGCCAGATGCGGTCGTTCTGTCCTACGTCATGAACGACGCGGAGCCGTCAACGGCACTGCCGACGCCTCCGGACGAGACGTACCGGCATGCGAATTCCTGGTTCCTGGCGGAGTTGGCGGAAGTGGCGAACCGGCACCTGTTCAAGCGGCGCGTCTTCGAGACCAACAAGGACACCGTGAGTGGCGCGTACCTCGAGGGATTCGCCTCGAGCTCGTCGAAATGGAAAGACTCGAAGCAGGCGATGCGAGAGATGCGCGATCTCTGCGCCGCTGCGCGCATTCCATTCGTCGTCGTCATCCTGCCCGACTTCACCCAGGATTTCGGCGACAGGTATGGTTTTCAGCCGATTCATGACGCGGTCGCCAGCTGGGGGCGCGAATTGAATGTTCCGGTCCACGACTTGTTGATCCCCTTGCGCGGAGAGGACCATCAGTCCCTGTCGGTGCCCTGGGATGGGCATCCGAACGCAGAGGCCCACCGGCGCCTGGCCGAGTTCCTGGTCGGCAGGATTCTCGAGGCCCCGGGACTGTCAACTGACCGTCATCGTTAG